TCCTCTGCTGCCGACCATACTCACCGGGACGCTCCGAAGGTAGGCGATCTGCGACGCAGGGATGCGCTGCGAGACGCGAGGCGGTGGGTGTCAACCCCTCCGCGTTCGACGGTGCGGAATGCGAGCATCGGGCGAAGTGAGAGGAGGCCGACATGACCGATCCCGAGATCCACACCTGGTGGCCGCGGCTGTCCGCTGAGGCCAAGGAGGTTCTCGACGCCCTGGGCGGAGAGATCATCCCCGACATCGTGCGCGACGAGGTCGAGCTGCTGACCGGCACCCGGATGCTGAGGGCCGAACGCCTCACGGTTCGAGACCGCGACTTCATCCGCACGCAGCGCGAAGCCGTGGACTGATCCACGGGGCGTCCGGCCGACGGCATCCGTCAGCCGTTGCGGACTTCCCAGCCGCCCTCCTCGCCGTCCTCGCCGGAGCCGGCGGCATGCTGCTGATCCGAACCGGACGCCTGCTGCCGCGCGTAGTCCGGACGCTGCGGCTGCGGGGGCTGATCCGAGAGCTCGCCGCCCTCGCGCCCGCCGAAGGGGCGACCGTGATCGGCGTACTCCGCTCTCATGAACACCAGCGTCCAGTCGGCGATCGTGAATCGGGCGCCCGTGCGCAGCACCTCGGTGCGACTGTCGTCCTCCGACCAGGCGTTCATCTGGCCTTCGCCGTGCATCGTGAGAACGTACTCGTCCCTGTCGTCGTGCGTGATGGTGGCGTGCAGCGGATCCGCTCCGTCCAGCACGAGTTCGGCATCCGTCGCCGAGCCGATGCGGATCAGCTCCTGAGCGATGCCGAATGTGCTTCGTTCGCCCTCCCTGGTCACCAGCAGATGCGGGTCGCCCGAGCCCCATTCGGAATGGGTCGTGCCGGCATCCGCCGGTCGTCGACGCAGATCCTCAGCCATCGCTTCGCGGTCACCTCCCACGCCGGATCTGTTCTCGTTCATCGTGAGATCCGTTCCACGGTCTCGCCGGTGTCCTGCGCGTCAAGACGCCGTGCGATGTCGGCCTCGGCCACGATGCCGACCAGCACGTGGTCGTCGATGACCGGGATGCGGCGCACCTGGTGCTCCTGCATCAACTCGAGCACATGGCGGGCGTCGTCCTCGGTGTCCACCATGAACGGCCTGCCCTCAGCGAGAGCCCCGGCTGTGGTCGTGTCGGCCGCGTGGCCGTTCGCGATCGCCTTGACGACGATGTCGCGGTCCGTCAGCATGCCCTTGAGCTTGCCGTCTTCACCGCAGATCGGCAGCGAGCCGATATCCAGATCCGCCATCAGCCGTGCCGCGGTCTCCAGCGAGTCGTTCTCGCCGATGCACCGGGCGCCGGGCGTCATGATGTCCTTTGCCAGAAGCTCTGTCGTCAGCGTCATCATCTCTCCTCGGGGTGCGTTCAGGATGCTGCGGGTTCAGGGTCTGACCCTACGGAGTTCCCGCCGGGCCCCGCAGGGGGTTGACAGTCCTTCGAGTGCGGCATCCGTGCCGTCACACGGCTGCGGCCATCACACCGAGTTGCGGCCCGAGATCATGCGGATGAGCCAGGCGATCACCGCAAGTGCCAGCAGGACGAGTCCGACCCAGAGCAGGAAGCTCAGGGACTGCACGAGTCCACCGGTGACCGCGAGGATGATCGCGACGACGGCGATGATGATGAACAGGATATTCATGGCGAACCTTCCATCCTGCGGGGCAGGGGTGCCCCGGCATCCGTGACACTACGCCGGGCCGCGAACGGCGAACAGGGGGTTGACGGCAGGCTGCGGCGCTGTCATCGGCGGGATCGCCTAACGTAGTGCTCAGGCCGGATGCCGTCGGACGGCAGCCGGTGGTCGGACGGAGGATGCATGGGCAAGTTCATCTACGAGGGCGGGGTGAAGGCGGAGTTCGAGGATCGGGCTCTGATGCATCTTCAGCTCGTCATCACGGCGAAGCTGAGACGCGGCGAACCCTTCCCGTTCAGCTGGCGTGAGGACGTCAGCGTGGGCGGCGGACGCACGACGGTGTGGATCCACCCGGGCAGCTCGCTCGTCTTCAAGTACTACGGCAGCCGCCAGCCTTCCATCAATCGCGGATGGACCGAGGGGCTCGCATTCACTGCGAACTCTCCCGGCGGCCTCTACCTCGTCCCGGAGACGGCCGAGGGCAGCGACGGCGGCGAGGGCGCTGGCGGCGTCGAGGCGAGCGAGCTGCGCGTGGGCATGCCCGACAACTGAGCGGCGGCATCGAGCGCGGATGCCCGGGCGTAGCCTCGAAGAATGACTGATCTGCGCGAACTGCTCGGCATCCGGCATCCGATCATCCTGGCGCCGTTCGGCGGACTGTCATCCGTCGCGCTCACCGCCGCGGTGAGCGATGCCGGCGGGCTGGGGTCGTACGGGCTCTACGGGTACGACGGCGAGCGGATCCGGGCGACGGCGCGCGCCCTGCGCGAGGCGACGTCGGCGCCGTTCTCGCTGAACATCTGGCTCCCCACCGGCGACGAGGTGCTGCCGGGGCCGGAGCACGATGCGTACGCGGCGGCCCTCGAGTCGTTCTTCGCCGAGGTCGGCATCGAGCGGCCCGCCAGGCCGGAGCGGTATCTGCCGTCGCTGGAGGAGCAGCTCGACGCGATCTGGGAGGCCGCGCCCGCTGTGCTCAGCGTGGTGTTCGGCGTGCCGGCAGCGTCGCTGGTGGACGAGGCGCATCGCCGCGGCATCCGGGTGCTGGGCACGGCGACGACGGTCGCCGAGGCCGTCGCACTGGCGGACGGCGGCGTGGATGCGATCGTCGCGACCGGTGCAGAGGCGGCCGGGCATCGCGTGTCGTTCCTGCGTGCGGCGGAGGAGTCGCTGGTCGGGCTGGTCTCGCTCGTGCCCCAGGTGGCGGATGCCGTGGATGTGCCGGTCATCGCGGCGGGCGGCATCGCGGACAGGCGCGGTGCGGCGGCGGCGTTCGCGCTCGGTGCCTCCGGTGTGCAGGTCGGCACGTCGTTCCTCGTCACCGAGGAGTCGGCCGCCAACGACGCCCATCGCGCGGCGATCCGATCCACCGCGGCGGATGCCAGTGTGCTCACCCGCGCGATGAGCGGCCGACTCTCCCGGGGCGTGCGCAACCGTGCGGTGGCCGAGATCGAGGCATCCGCGGCCATCGCGCCCTTCCCGGCGCAGAACTGGCTGACCGGGCGATTCCGTGCGGTGGCGGGTCAGCGGGGCATGGGCGAGCTGCAATCGCTGTGGCTGGGCCAGTCGGCGCCGCTGGCGAGCCGGGCCACTGCCGCCGCCGTCTTCACCGAGCTGCTCGCCGGAGTGCCCGCAGTCTGACCCACACCCGTCTATCTGGCGCTTGTGCACGGGGCGCTCGGCGTGTCGCGTGCAGGAGTGACATATAGACGGGCTGGTCAGAGGATGACGGTGGAGCGGCCGTGCACGATCACGCGGTCCTCGGCGTGCCATTTCACCGCGCGGGCCAGCACGAAGCGCTCCACATCGGCGCCGCGGCGCTGCGCTCGGCGGCGGACTCGGCGTGCGTGACGCGCGTGACGTCCTGCTCGATGATCGGCCCCTCGTCGAGGTCGGCGGTGGCGTAGTGCGCGGTCGCGCCGATCAGCTTCACGCCGCGGTCCTTGGCCCGCGCGTACGGGTTGGCGCCGACGAAGGCGGGCAGGAACGAATGGTGGATGTTGATCACCGGCGCCCCGATGCGTGCGATGAAGTCGTCGGTGAGGATCTGCATGTACCGGGCGAGCACGACCAGATCGACGTTGCCCTGCAGCAGCTCCAGCTGACGAGCCTCCATCTCGGCCTTCGCATCCGCTCCTCGCCGCGGGGGATGTGCACGAACGGCACCCCGAACGAGCGCACCGACTCGGCCAGATCCGGGTGGTTGGAGACCACCATGGTCACGTCGATGTCGAGCTCTCCGCGCTGGGTGCGCCACAGCAGCTCCATCAGGCAGTGGTCGTACTTGGACACGAAGATCGCCACCCGCTTGCGCGTCGCGGTGTCGTGCAGCGACCACTCCATCTCGAACCGCTCCGCGACATCGCCGATCGAGGTCTCCAGCGCAGGGCGCTTGGCCGCCAGCCCGTCGAGGTGCAGCACCGTGCGCTGGAAGAAGCGACCGCCCTGCTCGTCGGTGGAATGCTGATCGAGGGAGATGATGTTCGCGCCGTGCTCCGCCAGCACCCCGGCGACGGCCGCGACGATTCCGGGCTGGTCGTCACAGGCGATGAGAAGGCGTGCGGTGTCGGACTGCGGCATGGGTGCTCCTTGCAGGGGTTGTCTCGATTCTGCCTGCATTCACCGGCAGTGGGCGAATCGTTAGCCTGGAGGAATGACCACCACCGCCGCGCTGCTGGAGAGCGCGCGCCGGCGCCTGGAGGAGGCCGCGCGAAGGGCTCGGCCTGCTGCGCACCTCGCGCTGGCGCGCCGACCGCATCGTGCGGGCCGGGGAGGCCTGGCATCTCGGAGTGCTGCTGCTCACCGACGACGGGGTCGCCGAGACGGGGGAGATCCTGCGCGCGGCCGAGGAGGTGCGCCGCGGCTACCCGGCGGAGTCGGCGCGGGCGCGAGCAGAACGCCGGGCACAGGCACGGCGAGGCGGGTTCGCCGAGGGGAGGTGGTGCACGTCGGCTGGCGGATGCTGGATGTGACGGCGGTCGACGCCGGCACGGCATCCGGCCCCCTCGCAGTGGTCGACGGTGTGCCGAGCGTGCGCTGGTCGCGCGCCGGCGGGCTGGTGCCGCTGGCCGGCTACCTCGACGAGAGGATCGCCCTCCTCGGCGGTTGACGCCGTTGGTGACTGAGCCGCCTCGCCGGGCTCAGCGTCCGAGCAGCCCCGGGAAGCGGCCCAGCAGGTCGGCTCCCTCGACGGATGCCGAGAGCACCTTCTGCTCGATCGCGGCGTACTCGCCGGGGTCGAAATAGCCCGCCGCGCGATACACCGCCATCCGATCCGCGAAGTCCTGCGGCGACGCCTCGGGGTGGAATTGCGTGGCATAGAGGCGCTCGCCCACCCGGTACGCCTGCACCGGGCATCCGTCGTTGCTCGCCAGAAGTTCGGCATCCGGCGGGGTCTCGGCGGCGGATTCGTTGTGCGCGGTGAACACGGACATCGCCGGAGCACTGGGGCCGAACAGAGGATCCTTCGTGCCGGCGGAGGTGATGCGGATGCGCGTCGCCTGCACGCGCTCCGGGTGATCCATCGTCACTCTGCCACCCAGCATCCGCGTGACCACTCCGATGCCGTAGCAGGTGAACAGCGCCGACGCGGCGCCGTCGATCGCCCTGGCGGCGATGCGCTCAAGGTCGTGCTCCACCGCCTGCTGGGCTTCGCTCTTGTCGGCGCTGGTGACGTTGAACGGCGAGCCTCCGATCACGAAACCGCCGTACTGCTCCCACTCGACGGATTCCAGGGACGCATGCAGCAGGTCGATGCGGGCGAGGTTCCGGATGCCGAGATCGCGAGCGAAGGAGCGGTGCTCGGCATCCGCCGCGCTGCGCTCCGGACGCACGCACACGTACAGCACCGAGGACATGCACCGATTCTATGGGCCGGTTTGACGTCGGCCGGGAATAGGCGTCATCATATGTCGTTGAACTTGATAGAAGCACGCTCAAGTTTGAGAGGAAGCGAAATGCCCAACGACTTCAACGAGGCGGGTTCGGGCTCGTTCGACGAGTTCCTGGCGCGCTACCTGGCGGGTGAGCAGGCCCGGCAGACGCGGTCGATCGACCTCAGCCGGTTCCTCACCGCGCGCACGCAGCAGATCCTGCAGCGTGCCGGCCGCTTCGCGCTGGAGCGCGGCCAGACCGAGCTGGACGCCCTGCATGTGCTGCGGGTGATCGTCGAGGACGAGGCCGTCTCGCACGCCATCCGGCGCATCGGCGCCGACCCCGTCGCTATCGCGAAGGCCGTCGATGCGGGTCTTCCGGAGAGCCGTCCGGCAGCTGAGGTGGATGCCGCGAGCCTGACCTCCAGCGCCAGCCGGGCGCTGTTCCACGCCTACCAGGTCGCCCGGTCCTCGGGCTCGACCTACATCGAACCCGAGCACGTGTTCTTCGCCCTCGTGATCGCCCAGGACTCGCCCTCCGGGCAGATCCTCGCGCGCTCCGGCGTCACCGCCGAGGCGCTCACGCAGAGCCTGCGCGGCGAGCCGGTGCCGGCAGGTGTGGCACCGAGCACGCAGGCCGGTGACCCGGCATCCGAGACCCCGATGCTGGACCAGTACGGACTCGACCTGACCGCGCTGGCACGTGCAGGCGAGCTGGACCCGGTGATCGGACGCGCGTCCGAGATCGAGCAGACCATCGAGATCCTCAGCCGGCGCACCAAGAACAACCCGGTGCTGATCGGCGAGGCCGGTGTCGGCAAGACCGCCGTCGTCGAGGGCCTGGCGCGCGCGATCGTCGAGGGCGAGGTGCCTGCGCAGCTGAAGGATCGTCGCGTGGTCTCGCTGGATCTGCCGGGGATGCTCTCCGGCACCCGGTACCGCGGAGACTTCGAGGAGCGGCTGACGAAGACGATGGACGAGATCGCCGCGCACAAGGGCGAGATCATCGTGTTCGTCGACGAGCTGCACACCGTGGTCGGCGCCGGCGGCTCGGGCGAGAGCGGCGGGATGGATGCCGGGAACATCCTCAAGCCGCGGCTGGCGCGCGGCGAGCTGCACCTGGTGGGCGCGACCACGCTCGGCGAGTACCGCCGGATCGAGAAGGATGCGGCGCTGGAGCGCCGGTTCCAGCCCGTGAAGGTCTCCGAGCCCTCGATCGAGGATGCTGTGCGGATTCTGCAGGGGCTGAAGCCCGCGTATCAGGAGCACCACGCCGTCGCCTACACCGATGAGGCGATCCGCGCCGCGGTCGAGCTGAGCGCCCGCTACCTGCCCGATCGGGTGCTGCCCGACAAGGCCATCGACCTGATCGACCAGGCCGGGGCCCGGCTGCGCCTGCAGCTGGGCGCCACCGCCGATGTCGATGCGCTGCTGGCGCAGCTGGCCGAGCTGGAGGCGCAGAAGAATGCCGCCGTCAGCGCGGAGCACTACGAGGAGGCTTCTCGCGTGCGAGACGAGATCCTCGCCGTGCAGGCGCGGATCGACCAGGCGGGAGCGCCCGCCTCGGCGGACGCCGTCGTCGACGAGGCGCAGATCGCTGCGGTGATCTCGCGCGCCACCGGGATCCCGGTCAGCCGTCTGACCGAGACCGAGCGCGAGCGTCTGGGCGGCCTGGAGGCCGACCTGCACTCCCGGGTGATCGGTCAGGACGATGCGGTCGCGGCCGTGGCCCGCGCGGTCCGTCGCAGCCGCACCGGCATGGGCGACGCGCGCCGGCCGGTGGGCTCGTTCCTGTTCCTCGGGCCGACCGGTGTCGGCAAGACCGAGCTGGCCAAGGCCCTCGCAGACCGTCTCTTCGACGACGAGACCGCCGTGATCCGATTCGACATGAGCGAGTTCGGCGAGCGGCACACGGTGTCGCGCCTGGTCGGCGCCCCTCCGGGATACGTCGGCTATGACGAGGCCGGTCAGCTCACCGAGCGCGTGCGGCGCAACCCGTACTCGATCGTGCTGTTCGACGAGATCGAGAAGGCGCACCCCGACGTGTTCAACCTGCTGCTGCAGGTGCTCGACGATGGTCGGCTCACCGATGGTCAGGGGCGCACGGTCGACTTCCGCAACACCGTGGTCGTGATGACCTCGAACATCGGATCGGAGTTCCTGGCGTCGCGCTCGGGCGCGCTCGGGTTCGTGGCCTCGCAGGATGCGTCGGCATCCGGATTCGCCTCGCAGGAGGACCTGCGGGCGCGGGTGATGGGCAAGCTTCGCGAGGCGATGCGTCCGGAGTTCCTGAACCGCATCGACGAGATCGTGATCTTCCAGAAGCTCTCGCGCGAGGAGCTGGGCCGCATCGTGCGGCTGATGCTCGAGGCGACGGCGAAGCGGCTGGCGGATCGTGAGATCGCGTTCGAGGCGACGGATGCCGCGGTGGAGTGGCTCGGCGAGCATGGCTACGAGCCGGAGTACGGTGCGCGTCCGCTGCGTCGCCTGATCCAGCGCGAGGTCGACGATCGCATCGCCGACCTGCTCGTCGCTGGCTCGCTGGCAGACGGCGGCCAGGTGCGCGTGGACGCGTCCGATGGCGCCCTCCAGGTCGCCGCCCTGGCCGCATCCCTGGCCCCCGCCGCCTGACCCCCACCCCACCCCCAAGCCCGTCTATTTGTGCCAAATGCGGGCGGTCCCCTCGGAATCGGCCGCGTTCGGCACAAATAGACGGGCTTTCAGCGGGAGGAGTTCGGGGTGCGGCCGCGCACGATGCCGACGAAGGCCTCGACATCGGGCGTGGTCGCCTCGCGCGGCCAGGCCAGTGCGACCGTCGAGGCGGGGCCGCCCTGCAGTGGCCGATAGTCGGCATCCTTGCGCTGGTGCAGCCGGGCCAGCGACATCGGCACCACCAGGATGCCGACGCCGGATGCCACCGTCTCCACCGCGTCCCTGGTGGTGGCGAGCATCGGGAACGACGGTGTGATCGTGGGCAGATCGAGCGGGCCGAGCACGTCGTCGGCCGGGGTGATCAGCACCTCACCGGCGAGATCGTCGGCGGTGAGCTGCTCGGCGGCCAGCAGATGCGATTCGCGGGATGCCACCACCACCGGCACCTCGTCGTAGAGCGGGATGACGTGCAGCTCGTCGGTGCGTTCCAGGGGAAGGCGGATGAGCGCGAGATCCACCTCGCTGAGACGCTCGCGCTGCCCGGCGAACGTCAGTGGAACGAGTTCGAGCTCGACGTGCGGCATCCGCTGCTTCCAGGTGTCGATCCACCTGCCCGGCGTCGTCCCTGGCACCAGCCCGAGGCGAAGCGTGCGCGGCTGCTCCGGCGCGGGACGCTGCTGCTTCGGGGTCCTCGCAACGGGCTTCGCGGTCGACTGCCTCTTCGGAGCTGCTTTCTTCGGTGCCGCCTTCTTCGATGCCGGCTTGCCGGGGCGCGGCCGCGCGGGGCGGCGCCGGTCGTTTCTCATCGCATCAGCGTAGACCGCGGATGCCGAGATCACTGCGCGCGACGGATCGCCACGCAGCACTGCCCGACGTGCGGCTCTCCGTGCGCGCGCAGGTGCGGGCAGTGCATCCCCTCCAGGACGCCGCCGATCAGCGCGAGGTTCGCCGAGCAGACCAGCTCGGTGTGCTCGCGGGCGAGCGAGTCGAAGGGGCAGTTCGCGAGCGTGAGCGCACCGTCCTGCTCACGCGGTTCGAACCCCTGGGCGGCGAGCACAGCGGACACGCGCTCGAGATCGTCGGCAGGATCATCGGGTTCGGGCCCGGATGCCGCGATGCGCAGCCCCTCATCGTGCGCGACCTCGGCGACGGAGGCGTTCAGATCGGCGCCTTCGGCGGCACGCTCGATCGCGCCGGCGAGCAGGTGCCCGACCAGGTCGTACCGGCGCTCCGGCAGCGACACCGAGATCGTGCCGTCGGAGCGGCGGTACAGCTTGGACGGTCGCCCCGCCCCGGGGCCGGTGCGTCCGGTCAGCCGCCGGAACTCGGTCTGCAGCAGCCCGGCGTCGACCAGCTTGTCCAGGTGGAAGCGCGCCATGTTCGGGGAGACGCCGACGGCGCTCGCCGCGGCCTCACGGCTGACGGGCTCGGGTTGGGCCGAGACGTGCTCGTACAGCGCCCGGCGGGTGTCGTCGGAGAGGGTGCCGATGCTCGAGGCCCGTGCGGTGATGTCCATGATGAACCCTCTGCAAGAAGAACGCCGTGCGCTGAGAACTCAGTGCTTCTATCTGCAATCGTAACTTCTTTTAGAAGAGGTTGGGCTTGAGAATGGACTCGGCGCCTCCGATCAGACGCGCGTCGTGAGTCGCCGCTGGGCGTGTCGGATCAGGCCGACCAGACCGGTGATGAGCACCAGCACACCGATCGTCAGCAGCACGAGGGCGGTGATGGTACCCGGCGTGAGCGAAGCGAAGGCATCCGCGACCCCGTCCCGGCGGTCTGCACTGCCGAGCATCCAGATCCCCGCCCAGGCGATCCCGGCGAAGCACACACCCCAGACGATCGCCGCCCAGCGGGTGCGAGGCAGGGGCGCGGATGCGGGCAGCTCGGCATCCGCACTGAACGCAGTCGTGCCGTCGGCGGGCGCCGA
Above is a window of Microbacterium suwonense DNA encoding:
- a CDS encoding CBS domain-containing protein, whose amino-acid sequence is MMTLTTELLAKDIMTPGARCIGENDSLETAARLMADLDIGSLPICGEDGKLKGMLTDRDIVVKAIANGHAADTTTAGALAEGRPFMVDTEDDARHVLELMQEHQVRRIPVIDDHVLVGIVAEADIARRLDAQDTGETVERISR
- a CDS encoding ATP-dependent DNA ligase, with the protein product MGKFIYEGGVKAEFEDRALMHLQLVITAKLRRGEPFPFSWREDVSVGGGRTTVWIHPGSSLVFKYYGSRQPSINRGWTEGLAFTANSPGGLYLVPETAEGSDGGEGAGGVEASELRVGMPDN
- a CDS encoding NAD(P)H-dependent flavin oxidoreductase, whose product is MTDLRELLGIRHPIILAPFGGLSSVALTAAVSDAGGLGSYGLYGYDGERIRATARALREATSAPFSLNIWLPTGDEVLPGPEHDAYAAALESFFAEVGIERPARPERYLPSLEEQLDAIWEAAPAVLSVVFGVPAASLVDEAHRRGIRVLGTATTVAEAVALADGGVDAIVATGAEAAGHRVSFLRAAEESLVGLVSLVPQVADAVDVPVIAAGGIADRRGAAAAFALGASGVQVGTSFLVTEESAANDAHRAAIRSTAADASVLTRAMSGRLSRGVRNRAVAEIEASAAIAPFPAQNWLTGRFRAVAGQRGMGELQSLWLGQSAPLASRATAAAVFTELLAGVPAV
- a CDS encoding formyltransferase family protein → MQILTDDFIARIGAPVINIHHSFLPAFVGANPYARAKDRGVKLIGATAHYATADLDEGPIIEQDVTRVTHAESAAERSAAAPMWSASCWPAR
- a CDS encoding ACT domain-containing protein — translated: MPQSDTARLLIACDDQPGIVAAVAGVLAEHGANIISLDQHSTDEQGGRFFQRTVLHLDGLAAKRPALETSIGDVAERFEMEWSLHDTATRKRVAIFVSKYDHCLMELLWRTQRGELDIDVTMVVSNHPDLAESVRSFGVPFVHIPRGEERMRRPRWRLVSWSCCRATSIWSCSPGTCRSSPTTSSHASGRR
- a CDS encoding glutamine amidotransferase-related protein, whose translation is MSSVLYVCVRPERSAADAEHRSFARDLGIRNLARIDLLHASLESVEWEQYGGFVIGGSPFNVTSADKSEAQQAVEHDLERIAARAIDGAASALFTCYGIGVVTRMLGGRVTMDHPERVQATRIRITSAGTKDPLFGPSAPAMSVFTAHNESAAETPPDAELLASNDGCPVQAYRVGERLYATQFHPEASPQDFADRMAVYRAAGYFDPGEYAAIEQKVLSASVEGADLLGRFPGLLGR
- a CDS encoding ATP-dependent Clp protease ATP-binding subunit; translation: MPNDFNEAGSGSFDEFLARYLAGEQARQTRSIDLSRFLTARTQQILQRAGRFALERGQTELDALHVLRVIVEDEAVSHAIRRIGADPVAIAKAVDAGLPESRPAAEVDAASLTSSASRALFHAYQVARSSGSTYIEPEHVFFALVIAQDSPSGQILARSGVTAEALTQSLRGEPVPAGVAPSTQAGDPASETPMLDQYGLDLTALARAGELDPVIGRASEIEQTIEILSRRTKNNPVLIGEAGVGKTAVVEGLARAIVEGEVPAQLKDRRVVSLDLPGMLSGTRYRGDFEERLTKTMDEIAAHKGEIIVFVDELHTVVGAGGSGESGGMDAGNILKPRLARGELHLVGATTLGEYRRIEKDAALERRFQPVKVSEPSIEDAVRILQGLKPAYQEHHAVAYTDEAIRAAVELSARYLPDRVLPDKAIDLIDQAGARLRLQLGATADVDALLAQLAELEAQKNAAVSAEHYEEASRVRDEILAVQARIDQAGAPASADAVVDEAQIAAVISRATGIPVSRLTETERERLGGLEADLHSRVIGQDDAVAAVARAVRRSRTGMGDARRPVGSFLFLGPTGVGKTELAKALADRLFDDETAVIRFDMSEFGERHTVSRLVGAPPGYVGYDEAGQLTERVRRNPYSIVLFDEIEKAHPDVFNLLLQVLDDGRLTDGQGRTVDFRNTVVVMTSNIGSEFLASRSGALGFVASQDASASGFASQEDLRARVMGKLREAMRPEFLNRIDEIVIFQKLSREELGRIVRLMLEATAKRLADREIAFEATDAAVEWLGEHGYEPEYGARPLRRLIQREVDDRIADLLVAGSLADGGQVRVDASDGALQVAALAASLAPAA
- a CDS encoding LysR substrate-binding domain-containing protein gives rise to the protein MRNDRRRPARPRPGKPASKKAAPKKAAPKRQSTAKPVARTPKQQRPAPEQPRTLRLGLVPGTTPGRWIDTWKQRMPHVELELVPLTFAGQRERLSEVDLALIRLPLERTDELHVIPLYDEVPVVVASRESHLLAAEQLTADDLAGEVLITPADDVLGPLDLPTITPSFPMLATTRDAVETVASGVGILVVPMSLARLHQRKDADYRPLQGGPASTVALAWPREATTPDVEAFVGIVRGRTPNSSR
- a CDS encoding helix-turn-helix transcriptional regulator, coding for MDITARASSIGTLSDDTRRALYEHVSAQPEPVSREAAASAVGVSPNMARFHLDKLVDAGLLQTEFRRLTGRTGPGAGRPSKLYRRSDGTISVSLPERRYDLVGHLLAGAIERAAEGADLNASVAEVAHDEGLRIAASGPEPDDPADDLERVSAVLAAQGFEPREQDGALTLANCPFDSLAREHTELVCSANLALIGGVLEGMHCPHLRAHGEPHVGQCCVAIRRAQ